The genomic stretch GCTGGCACCTGGGGAGTTATAAGGGAGATTCTGGGCAAATCTAAAACTAGATCTACTAATACCTTGTCAGATCGGTTTACCAAACATGAAGATAAGAGACGCGCCGTTAGTGATGCAAATGAGTACTTTGCAACAGTGGGCAAAAATCTGGCAAACAACATTGTGTATACGTCCCTACCGCCCATAAGGATGCAAACAGGTTATCAGTTTACGCTGCAGGCTGCGCCTGAATCAACGATCCAACATGCGATTAACAATATGTCTACATCCAAAGCAGCGGGATATGATTACGTTCAACCCAATGTTCTTAAGCAATGTAGTGATATTCTAATAAGCAACATTACAAGTGTTGTTAACTCATCGATTAACCAATCGCACGTCCCCAGcgaattgaaaatttctaaagttGTACCTATACCGAAAACATCGACACCTGTTAACTTCTGCGATTATAGACCTATAAATATTCCCAGTGCAACTGATAAAATTCTGCAAAAAACAGTAAACACACAGCTAACTGAGTACCTCGAAAAATACGACTTTCTTTCGTCGCGACAGTATGGTTTTCGGCCACGATCCAACACACAAACGGCCCTTTTTGATGTTGTGACAGAAATTCAAACGCATTGtgataaaaaggaaaaagtagcgGCAGTATTTCTAGACTTATCCAAAGCATTCGACACCTGCGATAAAAGAATATTACTACGACGATTTAGCGAACTTGGCATCAATGGAAGTAGTCAacggtggttcaaaagttttttgaatCAACGCCAGCAGTACGTAAGTGATAAAGGCTTCGACAGTGTTTTGCACTCAGTGGAATACGGCGTGGTGCAAGGCAGCATCCTTGGGCCAACATTGTTCAACTGTTACGTTAACTTGAAGGATATTCCTCTACATGGCACCCTTTTCATGTACGCAGATGACATCGTACTCGTAAATGCCACAACCTCTACTGAACAACTGCAAACGTTGATTAATGAGGATCTGGAGCGACTGCTGCGGTGGATGAATCAACATAAATTAACACTCAACGCTGCGAAAACAAAATATATGTTGTTCAATGACAACATGGGATCCACActgaatattttatataatgGTGAACAAATCGAACTAGTTCAAAACTTCAAATACTTAGGTGTGTGGTTTGACAGTGAACTGAAATGGACTTACCACATTAGAGAACTAAATAAAAAGCTCTCTCAAGTAGCAGGAGTCTTTAAAAAGATATCGGATTGTATACCTATTGAGACAAAACGGAATCTTTACTTTTTCATAGCCATCTGATCTACGGCATAGCTACATGGGGAGCAGCAAACGCTACGGCAATAAAAAACCTGCAAACTACACAAAACAAAgccattaaaaatttatttggttTTCACCATCGAGCACCAACAGCCTTCATTCATGATAGTCAACGCTTACTCACGGTTAAAAGTATCCACACAGTTGCGGCATGTACCCATATCCATCAGATACTGGGAAGAAGTATCCATACCAACACCGATCTTACTAGGGGAGAAGACAGACTACTCTCTACAACTCTCTTGGAGAAGCCATAAAAGCATTACCGCTAGAAAACTTCAAAAGACAACTTAAAGTCATTTTATGTAACACCCAATTTTAATACGCTGTTTGTTCTATTTGCTTTCATTGTTCCTTATTGCAAAttgtgttttatgttttatgttatttatattttagAATAAGTACTAATAACGACATTGTGTACAAATTAGTCAGTCTCTACGAGCTAAAAGCTCACAGGCAAAATCAATGAAtaaattaaatgaataaaaattaaataaaaaaaatttaaatgaataaaatgttacatattacataatattttacatgttacatttttcgtgttacattacgtgtaacatgttacatattacgtgtgacatgtacagaacaagtgacatgttacttatcacatgtaatatgctacatgttacgtgttacatgagagtattaccacatacataagacatacgtaacactcaggaagaaatcttccaaaaaagttggtacaaaatgaactactcgaaagtaccaacctctgtaaaaaaaacctctgtttgagttgtttttgaaggcagtgtacctgcgcagccctgcatttgtctcgtttctactcgaaaaatgctgcattgattttgtaaataactttttgacagtttcttatgggattttctttggggctcgataaggtcgagaaaaagaaaattcattgtgttcattatttatcgagcagtttgacagggcgaggtacggagtacaatggggcaacgtgtaccaggaaaaaacgccagtgttacgtatgtcttatgtgtgtggtattacaccgatttatgtacatagaccactctgttccgaaacagaatggccattctgtttcggacgcaatttcaacatggtataaatcaccttcaaagtttgattttttgaaaaatttttgataTCCCAAGTACAGTTTTTTGTGTAGATGCGGAATATcccaaaaactcattttcgaaaaaaatggtctttagaccactctggttcgcaacggctcaattgtcgaacgatttcccgggaaacagcTTTTCCCGAGactcccggatcccgggaacagaaatattgattcccgggatcccgggattcccgagttccgtGAAAAATTGTAAgattcactatagtttcttatgcaatattgcaataaaattaaatacgtcaaactAGTGCGACCtggaataaataatttaataaaactagaaaactagatttgcgacgcagtttatttaaaaatatcacaATGGCATAGCagacgccagtgttacgtatgtcttatgtatgtggtaataTGTATGTGGTAATATGTATGTGGTAAtatgtatgtcttatgtatgtggtaataccacatacataagacatacgtaacactcaggaagaaatcttccaaaaaagttggtacaaaatgaactactcgaaattaccaacctctgtaaaaaaaacctctgtttgagttgtttttgaaggcagtgtacctgcgcagccctgcatttgtctcgtttctactcgaaaaatgctgcattgattttgtaaataactttttgacagtttcttatgggtttttctttggggctcgataaggtcgagaaaaagaaaattcattatgttcattatttatcgagcagtttgacagggcgaggtacggagtactatggggcaacgtgtaccaggaaaaaacgccagtgttacgtatgtcttatgtatgtggtaatactgtcttgcttactatgcattgagtgtttgaaatatgataaaaaaaacattattattgatcaaagagaaagtaaacaaagagagtctctcaatgttagataggtcgttttgaaaaattacgcgagatttagtccctagataagtaatgtcgctagtGTGCCCATTGTATTTGAGGCAAATCATGTTGCAAAAAAGATCCCAAGCACTAGAGTCGATTTGTCGCGATTCGACTTCAAAACTGCTTTGAGAATCATCATCTAGTAGACCAACCTCTATTTTGAGCCTTGTTATGGGCAAAAACTGCCAAAAGAAAAAGCAGACTACACTGAACCAAATTGCTCGCACATAAATGTGTTATCATTGCTTGACTTTAGCTTTAAACGATTGTATATCATTTTAAAACTGATTATCACCCTTTGCTTGCACAGTTCAAACAAATGAGGGCAACACGAAACAGTTAAAATGATTGTTATTACCTATGGAAAAGATTATGGATTAGCACATCTAAAATGAAACGGTGTGAAACTGAATCGTAAAACAGTTCATGTTTGTATATGATTTCCTTAACTCATTCCCAGCGGAGGGTTATcagattttacctcgaaaaattaccttcaaactcttattactcagcaactgcGCGTACAATTAACATAAACTGGGTTGCGTATTGTAGATTGATCCGTTCTCAAACCGTATTTAATAGTTTAATCGTTCAAAATATCAGGTTTAATTGTTAAGTTGTAATCCAAGTTCAGATATCAtacggcatcacccgccgggaatgggttgatGGTGCTGACATGGATGATTTTCTTTCACATATGCGCTTAAATTCATGTTGTAAATTATCGACAACTATCACTGAAAATATATACGCAAATTTttcattgatgatatttttttacaagtgTGCATAGCGAATCATATTTAATGTGAATTATTAGTGCATCGAGTAATTCAtgacttttttaatttcacCCGTCTGATACTTCTGAATAATAAATTCTCTAATAAGGACTCGACGATTTCGTTCAGTGTAACGACGTTTGACGTACGTTCCCAAGCAGATCAACTCTATACATAACCtgaggggagctgcgtagccgcaaggttacagagtccgcttcgttaagcggatggtcgtgggttcgaatcttagtagaatcaggccatttgatgtcaaaaaggactttaagcatgggtggtttattctcaggctccccaccagttacccttcctaaacgctgaaatctacaatacctttgcgtgacttcctcttaacaaaaataagtccctcttatagcatagtttacagttccattccaagcgaagtgaaaaaattGACAAGCGAAAAagcgcttgcgaaatctgtcgtgaaaacccgtttgtggaacacgcaagtatttcaccagcctgcagtttacagtttaagtaaggcgaaattcacgagtttacactccgagcgaagtgaaaattggctgcaactgacagaatataaatgCACGCAatttttcgcttgctgctgctttttttcactagcgtttgcatgcgtgaaaaaagtaaacccaagtgaaaaagattaATTCaaaaccttcgatttcgctggatcgaatttgtttacagttttaagcgaagtgaaatttttattggttgcatttttcacgagcgtgaaaaaatggaCATATTGTAtcagattttcacttcgcttggaactctaaatagggcttatcAATataactggccagaaggacgcacaacgaaacttctccagggaattaaaATTGgagatatttggcaggaggaacgaggctcggtataggagaacagtaagcgtgtaaaaggaagggtagcacattacacacaagcactaataaaaaataataataataagcatgccacttctcaatagcggtacactggggtcgctttttacgcgggttgtttttatgcgtttcgTTAAAcgtgatatttttacaataacgcggattatttttgcTCGAAGATTGTTTGCACGCGGTATCCaataagtttagtatgaatatatgtgatctaatcttttaaatgcggtacaaccaaccgcgtaaaaagcgaccccagtgtattgctaataatagaagtgcgggatacagcagacacccaggcatatctcacaatagatcaacgactcaggtcgcagtgaggaagtccatacagggaaaaaaaaacataacctgTAAAAATCCAGCGACccagcgacattacttatctagaGACTGAATAATCTtatgaacagccttaaaaatctcttttacttgtgtcagggccaatggTCTGCGGATTTTAGGAAAAAaacgcaatattttttttccattttttcaagCTGTGAGTTGATTTTGTTTCGATGTTTCGAGCAGttactgaaatttttttaaaacatctggcatctctgctcacATTGCTCAACACCTTTGGTAAACTATTCATCTCGTATGAGAATGACAGAAGAAAATCTTACAGTAGCAACAGGGAAAATTTAAACTTTGCTCTTTTACTATGCGTTCCGTTCAATAAACATATCAAATTATTCAATTGGTTAGTTATATATTATATTCTTTCATCATTGACATTGATCCGACAGTGTTTGTGTTTGTGACAGTGTTTGATCTGATCTGCAAAAACTGAAGTGTTTTTCTCAAGGTAAACATCAGATGAAGTCAAATTTCTGTGCTAGATAGAATACAAAATTGTGTTTATAAAACTATTGTTTAGTTTTTGTTATGTAAATGCTAAATTACGAAGAAGAATATCTTACTGTGTGCAGAATGGCTAAACTTCTCAGAATAAAAGTGTTCTCCGGTACCTGGAAGGTCACGACTGAATAGAAACCTTTCTACAGGTGAGTAATCACTGATACCAATAATTTTCTCGAATCGTTTGTTTGTTAATGATGAGTTTGTGTTATCACAGACAAGTAAAATGTAATTATCACTTCCTCTTTATATTCTTAACCTAATCACAGGCAGCCTCCCATAGAGACTAAATAGCAGTTTCCTCGCCAACTCGCCACGAAAGAAGGAGAATAATTAAAATTCTAACAAAATCTCAATTTACATCAGAGAATGAAATCAACGTTGTAGTAGTTTAAACATTAGTTGCTAGTTCCAGCtctaaaaaaaacaagaatgcAGACTTTGTTGATTTTATACTACAGTTTGCCATTTACAATATTCTGCGTAGCGCATGCAAAAAGTCAACAGCAATCCTGCGATAAAACTAGGCGAGTATTCAAAGAAGCTTACGGTGAAATCAGCGATGGACCGACTGGGTTCAATTATACACAGGATTCCCATTGCGAATGGTTAATTCGTGCCAGAAATAGCAGTCAGTTTATTACTCTCAGTTTTCGTAGCATGGGAACTGAATGCTCGTacgattatatttttatttacgaTGGCGATTCGTTCCGATCTCCGTTGCTCGGTAGTTTCAGTGGAAAAACTGAACCTCAACAAGTTATCGCCTCGTCTGGGAATGTAAGTATTCAGTGATCTGGAGATGTATTAGCTgcttaatatttattttactaCAGATGTTGGTGCTTCTGTATAGCGATACCAATTACGTACTAGAAGGGTTTAGAGCAGAGTTCTCTGTAACAAACTGTCCAAACAATTGTACAAATAATGGCCAATGCGTAGATCATGTTTGTGTTTGCTATGATAAATGGATAGGAAATGATTGCAGCCAGAATGCCTGTCCGGAAGACTGTGGGGCTGATGACGGACGAGGAACATGTCAAAATGCAAGATGCATTTGCTCGAGTGTAAGTAAATTGTTTGCAATAACATAACAGGTCAAATGCTGCATACtaacgttttatttttttttttattcaggaaTATTCTGGTCAATCATGCAGTTTACACAAAACGCGCCCGGCTCCAAATGAATGGCACTGGCTATCCAACTCTAAAAATGGCCTGGCTCCACGGGCAACCCATACTGCAGTATATTATGCGCCAACAGACGCTTTGTATGTTTTCGGTGGTTACAATTTGAACAAGGTTCTCAGCAGTTTGAGTATTTACCGGTTCAACCAGAGCTTGTGGGAAAACGAATGGGGTGTTGTGCTAGGCAGTGAAGAGCAACAATCTGTAGAACAGATGCGTGGTAAAGCAAGACGCGGAATGCTTCTGTCGGAAGAAGCCAGTGCAGTTCTAGGTCTTAAACGGGAACCCAATTTTTTCAACAACTTCATCTACTCTTTAGCAGATAACAGAACTAAACCTTTTAGAGCAGTATATGGCAACAGTTCTAGACCATCAGGAAGATTCGGACACGCAGCCAGCGTTGTGGAAGatggttttgtgattttcggtGGAAAACTTTCGACTGGTCGATTATCCAATGAATTGTGGTTGTATAATATTAGTGATAAAGGTGGCACATGGTCTGAAAGAGCAATTCATTCAATATTCAAGCCACCACCGCTTACCCGACATACACTGACTCAAGCAGGTTCTTATCTATATTTGTTTGGCGGAGCATTAGAAAACGGAGAATTTTCTTCGAGATTATTCAGAATTAGGTTGTCCGCTGTATCATCTACCGAACAGTGGGAAGAAGTTATTCCAAGAGGAGGAAAAACACTAGATTTACGGATAGTAGCGCATACTACTTCCTACCATAAACACTCTAACTCGTTAATAGTGTACGGTGGAGTTATTGCGGGATTTGCACGTTTTTCAAAACTATCGGATCGCATGTTTATGTTTCAAATTGATCATTTACACTGGACAGAGATAATGTATCTTCGAACACCTTTAAGAGATTCTTACATTCCAAGGGAACGAGCTTTTCACACAACAATAATTATCGGTAACTATCTAATAGTATTCGGAGGATACTCGCATCGTCATAATAAGGAGGAAATCTGTTACGATAATCAAATGTATCTTTATCATTTGGGCTGCCACAATTGGATTAATCCCAATGTTCTGGGGACAAATAGAAAATTTCGATACCCCAAGCAGCAAGGTGTTTTTGCTCACGCTGCAGCGCTACGGAATGGCAACACTTTATTCCTTGTTGGAGGATATCATGGAAATGTCAATGGTGATTTACTCGCATATACCCTTCCGGTTATGCTGGTGGTGCCGAATGATGATACTTTCGAACCGGAAGCAGCCTGTCCAAAGCATACCTCCCTTAATGAATGTCTATCGGATCCAGAATGTGGATGGTGCTCAGCTGACAGTATTTGCTATGGGAGAACGATTGGAGCTAATTGTACTACTAATTTGCAAACTACCAGATGCCGTGGGATATGTCCTTCATTAGGTGATTGCCACTCTTGTTTAATCCATGGAGCATCATCTCTTGGCAGTTTTAAGTCAATTGCAAACAAGTTAGGACTCGATCGTTGCACGTGGTGTGTCCAAAACGCGCGCTGTCATCACAAAGATGACAATTATGGAGTTTGCGGTGAGGACACCCCATCCCAGAATCCGGGCTGGTGGGGTCCAAAAGGAACTGAGGTTTCGAATCCTGATCAATGTACACAAATGGATACCCGTCCAGGATTGACATTCCTTAAATATTTGGACCCTGTCAATTGGGATATGCCTGACATGGTGATGATTGTCAACGCTACAATGGTTGATTTTAACATTCCTTCTACGACAACTCATGCAGAACAATCCCTTAATGGACAGGTTGTTGCTAGACTTCTTGGATTTATCCGCCCTCCTGCAATATGGGAGGGCACCGGTGAGCGTTTGAGGGCATGTGCTAGTTACTCACAAGCTATTTTGCGGATGGCGTTGACGAACCGACCTCATCAAGATCCCAAGAAAAAACTGATCCCAGTAGTAACATTCAATATTACAGCTAGCCAAACAGTATGTGAAATGGCGCAATGGAGAAGTTTGGAACCGTGGTTTCGCGTTATGGTGGACTTTCAAGCAAAGCGTAATGCTAACATTGGCATTCAAAGCCATCATCAACAGATCAGCAAAATGGGTTTGCAGCACAGTGCAGTTGGCCAGGAAAATGCTAAAACATTTACATTTGAGTATCTAGAGCCATACTCGAATGGTTCGTGTAGCACATACACCAATTGTTTGCATTGTTTGTCGGATTCATTGTGCGGGTGGTGTGATATAACAAACCTGTGCATCTCGAGGCAGGAGAAGGAATCGGTGGCATGTCGAAAAGGATACCACTGGCGATATTTAACCGTCCAACCAGCACAATGTTCTAATTGCTCCAATTATATATCATGTGAGCAGTGCATAAACGCTGGTCAATGTGAATGGTGGACCGAGGATGCACGTTGTTCACGCAAGGGTCGATCATTAACAGCTGTGATTGAACTCAGTCAGTGCCCGACACCCTGCTATCTCCGCACAAATTGCTCTTCTTGTCTGAACGACCGAGGTCGTTGCGTTTGGTGTGAAGCTACAAGCCAGTGTTTTAGTTTTTCGGTGTATACCTCTGAATACCAATTTGGGCTCTGTCGTGAATGGCTCGATCAAACAATGCCTATTGGAATAGCAAGTCAAACACAAGAAGGTGCCAGTAATGTTCAAGTGCTTCAACAGTGTAAATCATGTGCCAGTCATCAAAACTGCTCCCACTGTTTACGGTCTCTAAGTTGTGGTTGGTGTTATGTGGCGGATAATCCAATAGAAGGTGTCTGCATGCAAGGCGATTTCAATCGGTCAGCATTAGATTGCAGTACTGCTTTGAATGTTACAGCGAATAACGCTCAGTGGTCATATGCGCAGTGCCCTGATGTTGATGAATGTGAACTTGGTTTGCATGACTGTCATGAACAGGCGGAATGCACAAACACCCACGGCTCATATAGCTGTCGTTGCCGAAAGGGCTTTCTAGGTGACGGTGTAAGAAATTGTATCCAAACTTGTTACGAGACCTGTGTTCATGGATACTGTTCTGGTGGACCAGAATATAAATGCCAATGTGATCTTGGCTGGACAGGAGTTGATTGCAGTCAGAATTGTGAATGTAATAATCACTCGACATGTTTACAAGGGGTAGGAAAATGCGACAAATGCATGAATTGGACTGAAGGGTTGTATTGTGAGCGGTGCAGTTCTGGAAGTTACGGCAACGCTACATCTGAAACTGGATGTCAGCCTTGTGACTGCAACGGTCACGGAAACGAAGCATTAGGTGTTTGTGACTCTGTAACTGGAGAATGTTACTGTCAAGACAATACGGAAGGCTTAAAATGTGAAGTATGCAATCGTAACTTCTACGGCGACCCAAGAAATGGTGGCCAATGTTACTATCAATGTGAAGCTCGCGGAGTATTAACACATGTTGGAACGGAAGGAATCGGCTCCTATCAATCACATCGTTCAGCATGGGGTGGCTCAGAGGCTCGGGAATGTCTTTGGATAATTAGCCCTTACGTTAAGCATGGTGTCGATATAAAAAATGCTATTATTCAATTTGAAATTGAACCTCACGAAATGAACGTTACTTGTGGACAGAATGCTGTGTATGTTTATGATGGACTACCTGATTTAACGGGGGCAACTCAACAGAAGCACCTACTAGCAGTGTTTTGCAGTGAAGATCGTAGCCCGTGGCTTGCTGAAGCACGATCAGGACATCTTACAATCCATTATAAACAAGGAGGACACGGACAGGGTTTCAATGCTGTCTACACTGTTATGAGCTGCACAATCAATACATGTAAGCGACCCTATGTATGCATCGATGATAAATGCGTTTGTCCTAAAGGATTTGCAGGTCCACGGTGTGCATTAAAAATATGTCCTTCCGACTGCAATGCTGAGCTCAAACAAGGAATTTGTGACCTTGGCTATGGGCGTTGTATCTGTACTCAAGGCTATGGAGGGACAGATTGTTCACGGTTATTAAAACCATCAAACATTGTTTTTTCCGAGCTCTTCAATTCATATCTAATTTCGGACAATTTTGAACACCTTCGGAAGACGTTACCTCGTTTTGGTCACTCCTTGGTTGCTGATCGTCGCGGTTCATTGTGGATGTTTGGTGGCTATTCATTATCGCATGGTCCGTTGAATGATATTCGCCAATTTGACACTAAGAATAATACATGGATGCAAGTTACCGTTGACTCTAGCCCGGACGATCGGATGCCTCTCGGACGTTATTTCCACGCTGCTGAGATAATTATTTCCAAACAGGCAATTTTCATCTATGGGGGCCTTTCTCGAAACCAACAAAGTCATCAAATTTTGGATGATTTTTGGCAGTTTGGACTTCAGACACAACGCTGGGGCTTGGTCAATCAAAACGGAGTAAAACCTCCACCTTTGGCAGGTCACTCTATGACGTTGATCAAAGAGGCAGAAAGAGAAGTTCTACTAGTGATTGGTGGATTTTCTGTAAATACCGGATTGAGTAATAATGTTTGGATGTTCGATCTTAGTTCGAATAGCTGGTCAAAATTGCTGACATCTGGCGCTAAACCGAACAGCATATTCGGCCATAGTACGGTTTGTCACCCAAC from Wyeomyia smithii strain HCP4-BCI-WySm-NY-G18 chromosome 3, ASM2978416v1, whole genome shotgun sequence encodes the following:
- the LOC129728552 gene encoding uncharacterized protein LOC129728552; translation: MAATSTLETTIERLESKLDQVISWQKEVVDEIRGMANTLEQLRLTADTLAVEQQQLRTDNYELRKQLEWNETEIDKLKSTRRGGGSAIFAHKKIPSKLLYTFCDEYNSIVAVEIGDREKTVLACIYRPPDSPTSPTNTFLDLLEDFLTTQTFGSTIIAGDFNFDLLSTSTIVQRYFNLVLSNGFYFCDNTPTRQGACLNHVITNNIDLLINTQHFQYSLFDHDTMFIEVECAIDRTPAERITHTKTNVHLVRECLLQNLPDTNARSSVDAIRASTKIKEARDSPIKQSKPWVDKEMSDCIRTKNYWLYCANCFERQRNNVAGTWGVIREILGKSKTRSTNTLSDRFTKHEDKRRAVSDANEYFATVGKNLANNIVYTSLPPIRMQTGYQFTLQAAPESTIQHAINNMSTSKAAGYDYVQPNVLKQCSDILISNITSVVNSSINQSHVPSELKISKVVPIPKTSTPVNFCDYRPINIPSATDKILQKTVNTQLTEYLEKYDFLSSRQYGFRPRSNTQTALFDVVTEIQTHCDKKEKVAAVFLDLSKAFDTCDKRILLRRFSELGINGSSQRWFKSFLNQRQQYVSDKGFDSVLHSVEYGVVQGSILGPTLFNCYVNLKDIPLHGTLFMYADDIVLVNATTSTEQLQTLINEDLERLLRWMNQHKLTLNAAKTKYMLFNDNMGSTLNILYNGEQIELVQNFKYLGVWFDSELKWTYHIRELNKKLSQVAGVFKKISDCIPIETKRNLYFFIAI
- the LOC129727088 gene encoding multiple epidermal growth factor-like domains protein 8 — its product is MQTLLILYYSLPFTIFCVAHAKSQQQSCDKTRRVFKEAYGEISDGPTGFNYTQDSHCEWLIRARNSSQFITLSFRSMGTECSYDYIFIYDGDSFRSPLLGSFSGKTEPQQVIASSGNMLVLLYSDTNYVLEGFRAEFSVTNCPNNCTNNGQCVDHVCVCYDKWIGNDCSQNACPEDCGADDGRGTCQNARCICSSEYSGQSCSLHKTRPAPNEWHWLSNSKNGLAPRATHTAVYYAPTDALYVFGGYNLNKVLSSLSIYRFNQSLWENEWGVVLGSEEQQSVEQMRGKARRGMLLSEEASAVLGLKREPNFFNNFIYSLADNRTKPFRAVYGNSSRPSGRFGHAASVVEDGFVIFGGKLSTGRLSNELWLYNISDKGGTWSERAIHSIFKPPPLTRHTLTQAGSYLYLFGGALENGEFSSRLFRIRLSAVSSTEQWEEVIPRGGKTLDLRIVAHTTSYHKHSNSLIVYGGVIAGFARFSKLSDRMFMFQIDHLHWTEIMYLRTPLRDSYIPRERAFHTTIIIGNYLIVFGGYSHRHNKEEICYDNQMYLYHLGCHNWINPNVLGTNRKFRYPKQQGVFAHAAALRNGNTLFLVGGYHGNVNGDLLAYTLPVMLVVPNDDTFEPEAACPKHTSLNECLSDPECGWCSADSICYGRTIGANCTTNLQTTRCRGICPSLGDCHSCLIHGASSLGSFKSIANKLGLDRCTWCVQNARCHHKDDNYGVCGEDTPSQNPGWWGPKGTEVSNPDQCTQMDTRPGLTFLKYLDPVNWDMPDMVMIVNATMVDFNIPSTTTHAEQSLNGQVVARLLGFIRPPAIWEGTGERLRACASYSQAILRMALTNRPHQDPKKKLIPVVTFNITASQTVCEMAQWRSLEPWFRVMVDFQAKRNANIGIQSHHQQISKMGLQHSAVGQENAKTFTFEYLEPYSNGSCSTYTNCLHCLSDSLCGWCDITNLCISRQEKESVACRKGYHWRYLTVQPAQCSNCSNYISCEQCINAGQCEWWTEDARCSRKGRSLTAVIELSQCPTPCYLRTNCSSCLNDRGRCVWCEATSQCFSFSVYTSEYQFGLCREWLDQTMPIGIASQTQEGASNVQVLQQCKSCASHQNCSHCLRSLSCGWCYVADNPIEGVCMQGDFNRSALDCSTALNVTANNAQWSYAQCPDVDECELGLHDCHEQAECTNTHGSYSCRCRKGFLGDGVRNCIQTCYETCVHGYCSGGPEYKCQCDLGWTGVDCSQNCECNNHSTCLQGVGKCDKCMNWTEGLYCERCSSGSYGNATSETGCQPCDCNGHGNEALGVCDSVTGECYCQDNTEGLKCEVCNRNFYGDPRNGGQCYYQCEARGVLTHVGTEGIGSYQSHRSAWGGSEARECLWIISPYVKHGVDIKNAIIQFEIEPHEMNVTCGQNAVYVYDGLPDLTGATQQKHLLAVFCSEDRSPWLAEARSGHLTIHYKQGGHGQGFNAVYTVMSCTINTCKRPYVCIDDKCVCPKGFAGPRCALKICPSDCNAELKQGICDLGYGRCICTQGYGGTDCSRLLKPSNIVFSELFNSYLISDNFEHLRKTLPRFGHSLVADRRGSLWMFGGYSLSHGPLNDIRQFDTKNNTWMQVTVDSSPDDRMPLGRYFHAAEIIISKQAIFIYGGLSRNQQSHQILDDFWQFGLQTQRWGLVNQNGVKPPPLAGHSMTLIKEAEREVLLVIGGFSVNTGLSNNVWMFDLSSNSWSKLLTSGAKPNSIFGHSTVCHPTTQILYIFGGIVPVDGKSKVSNRLYAFDFKSLKWTELPAFINRPSDHVPQPRYLHSAVTTDSYMLIFGGRTQPVNANDPMLAYVYKCNQWVQLNGDIEIIGNSFGQTYALAMTQDFESDEFYAVGGWDGSSYIRVTKIDLPQDLCDLWSSSKYICRQYMGCSFCAVKTADQYISHCYSVGTSEVCDAQNGTLSFNNGAPCDDEWISKRNCSLFDSCTTCLASYPSHVEINPICEWCQNCGVRGKCLPYSDNCQSIGKCQSNQTMITNLDSCPALNGCAASDCESCHSLPHCSWIFNGKYFQCQSRNETDSNKKPPACPASCHTYTTCSSCLNQSGIDNHKTECRWSTQLNECVSSRYQHLYCAGSICGLVLESTDVDQCPEQCGSFLQCATCLRHAHCGWCSRNGTEGDGVCTEGSLDSPIDYPAASTCDVIYKIKNQLTHIEPGDRFSWNYVKCPPENECANSHHNCNVKSERCVDLLHGYECQCADGYRADSAGVCVPVCRQGCVRGSCIEPDKCECDFGYVGANCSIQCQCNGHSKCAGPDQLDKCLHCHNNTLGDQCEKCMPFYVRDPRNNGECIPCSEYCYGHTDLCVAKDMEALVRNMSRTELAKFLTEGPQTTALCLLCKNYTDGDRCDTCVSGYFRGATIASDPCRPCQCHGHGDVCDPVTGEKCNCGNNTESDNTCSAKGKNLAYSCWSMQCTKCKDSYTGHPSNGHQCYKHITVDTRMCFDAKTIDECKIKPQPLRPGQTVFFVIQPRYMNVDIRFMVDVTQGELDFYMSPNDESFVVQANTTSGYHDIFLDNRYFWQHDIIDVSTVDSLNIYPLNINGNYSDISLEQPMQMSFTPISQCKMDTEKYFYVKDKIARDLITYVTLHQCNSLLRVFGLKNRLVVTLPHTIHSLGQTKFYIALRARVGSTASYGLVFFRQDQLHIHLFVFFSVFFSCFFLFLAICVLAWKAKQAADMRRARRRHVVEMLHMAKRPFGRINLSLESPGETPASHRRRGRSKNSPHIQQDIAPVALEPTVDNVAAVGTVFVRLPGKHKSQVTLALASSLVVLSRNNVTYNRAFHRRRGSSHYQAQNLLQQLQPLQAPQQLIPPMFIDAPQEQVPLQPLALNRV